A window of the Candida orthopsilosis Co 90-125, chromosome 1 draft sequence genome harbors these coding sequences:
- a CDS encoding Gsy1 UDP glucose/starch glucosyltransferase: MTRDITNHLLFEVATEVAHKVGGIYSVLKSKAPITVAEYRERYTLIGPLNYHSAQIEVEELPVKDPLIKQTLDSMSAKGVRWLYGRWLIEGAPRVLLFDIWSAGHFLNEWKADLWNIAGIPTPDHDSETNEAILLGYLVAWFLGELVYNDRDRAVIAHFHEWLAGIALPLCRKRRIDVTTIFTTHATLLGRYLCAGSTDFYNNLANFDVDAEAGKRGIYHRYCIERSATHSADVFTTVSHITAFESEHLLKRKPDGVLPNGLNVVKFQAVHEFQNLHAMKKEKINEFIKGHFYGNYDFDLENTLYFFIAGRYEFRNKGCDFFIESLARLNHRLKESGSKMTVVAFIIMPGRTQSYTVETLKGQAVVKQLESTIEEVQKKVGERLFEHCARYPNSEHAAGKSNEVPSIDELIKPADRVLLKRRIYALKREGLPPIVTHNMIDDNTDPILNQIRRVQLFNRPEDRVKIIFHPEFLNANNPILSLDYDEFVRGCHLGVFPSYYEPWGYTPAECTVMGIPSITTNLSGFGCYMEDLIENTSDYGIYIVDRRMKSVDESIDQLTGYMFDFCEKTRRQRINQRNRTERLSDLLDWKRMGLEYIKARQLSLKRAYPDKFKNGANPFNNSTNLKLTRPLSVPGSPRSKVGLMTPGDLGSLQEAHEGLNTDDYVGFKLGLGANDDDNEDGDGDQHYPLTLRGNSVPPEDKAE, encoded by the coding sequence ATGACTAGAGATATTACTAACCATTTACTTTTTGAGGTGGCTACCGAAGTTGCTCACAAGGTGGGAGGAATTTACTCAGTGTTAAAATCGAAAGCACCTATTACGGTTGCTGAATACAGAGAACGTTATACATTGATTGGACCTTTGAACTACCATTCAGCTCAAATTGAAGTAGAAGAGTTACCAGTCAAGGATCCCTTGATTAAGCAAACTTTGGATTCGATGTCTGCCAAAGGTGTTCGCTGGCTTTATGGAAGATGGTTAATTGAAGGGGCACCAAGAGTGTTGCTTTTCGACATTTGGTCGGCTGGTCATTTTCTTAACGAGTGGAAAGCTGATTTATGGAATATAGCCGGAATTCCGACCCCAGACCATGATCTGGAAACTAATGAGGCCATTTTATTAGGATACTTGGTTGCATGGTTCTTGGGTGAGTTGGTTTACAATGATCGTGACAGGGCTGTTATTGCTCATTTCCATGAATGGTTGGCCGGTATCGCATTGCCCTTGTGTCgtaaaagaagaattgatgtCACAACTATCTTTACAACGCATGCAACATTGTTGGGAAGATACCTTTGTGCCGGATCGACTGATTTCTACAACAACTTGGCCAATTTTGACGTTGATGCCGAAGCTGGTAAACGAGGAATTTATCATCGTTATTGCATTGAAAGGTCAGCCACTCATTCAGCTGATGTATTCACCACTGTTTCTCATATCACAGCGTTTGAAAGTGAGCATTTGTTAAAAAGAAAGCCTGACGGTGTTTTACCAAATGGTTTAAATGTTGTCAAATTCCAAGCTGTTCatgaatttcaaaacttaCATGCcatgaagaaagaaaaaatcaatgaatttatCAAGGGACACTTTTATGGGAATTACGACTTTGACTTGGAAAATACACTATACTTTTTTATTGCTGGTAGATATGAATTCAGAAACAAGGGATGCGatttctttattgaaagTTTGGCAAGGTTAAATCACAGATTGAAAGAGAGTGGCTCCAAAATGACAGTCGTTGCTTTTATTATAATGCCAGGAAGAACTCAATCATACACAGTTGAAACTTTGAAAGGACAGGCAGTTGTTAAACAATTGGAGTCTACCATTGAGGAGGTTCAGAAGAAAGTTGGTGAACGTTTGTTTGAACATTGTGCAAGGTATCCTAATTCAGAACATGCGGCTGGCAAGTCAAATGAAGTACCATCAATCGATGAATTAATCAAGCCTGCTGATCGTGTGTTATTGAAGAGAAGAATTTATGCATTAAAGAGAGAAGGTTTGCCGCCAATCGTCACTCATAATatgattgatgataataCAGATCCTATTTTAAACCAAATTAGACGTGTTCAATTATTCAATCGTCCAGAGGACAGAGTTAAGATCATTTTCCATCCGGAGTTCCTTAATGCCAACAACCCAATTTTGTCCTTGGATTATGATGAGTTTGTACGTGGGTGTCATTTGGGTGTTTTCCCATCTTATTACGAGCCATGGGGCTATACTCCGGCGGAATGTACCGTCATGGGAATTCCTTCCATCACAACAAATCTTTCTGGATTCGGATGTTATATGGAAgacttgattgaaaatacCAGTGATTATGGAATTTACATTGTTGATCGAAGAATGAAATCAGTTGATGAGTCTATTGACCAGTTAACTGGTTATATGTTTGATTTCTGTGAAAAAACTAGGAGACAGAGAATCAACCAAAGAAACAGAACCGAGAGATTGAGCGATTTATTGGATTGGAAACGAATGGGATTGGAGTATATCAAAGCCCGTCAATTAAGTTTAAAGAGAGCATATCCCGACAAGTTCAAAAACGGTGCCAATCCATTCAATAACTCAACTAATTTAAAATTGACAAGACCGCTTTCAGTTCCAGGCTCACCTAGATCCAAGGTTGGATTAATGACTCCTGGTGATTTAGGAAGTTTACAAGAAGCGCACGAGGGTTTGAATACGGATGATTATGTGGGGTTCAAATTAGGTTTGGGTGCCAATGATGACGATAATGAGGATGGAGATGGAGATCAACATTATCCATTGACTTTAAGAGGGAATTCGGTACCCCCCGAGGATAAGGCTGAGTAG